Proteins encoded in a region of the Falco rusticolus isolate bFalRus1 chromosome 12, bFalRus1.pri, whole genome shotgun sequence genome:
- the LBR gene encoding delta(14)-sterol reductase LBR — protein sequence MPNPRFADGEVVMGRWPGSVLYYEVQVTSYDDVSHLYTVKYKDGTELQLKESDIRSQSSFKHRKSQSSSSSPSRRSTSRSRSRSPGRPGRGRRRSSSQRREHKDDKKKTVQETNLALLKLSENNTRRYNGEPDSTERNDTSCISLEQKLKPDLEIERVLEQYSLHPRKEEKKREELYSEIIKTAEKAASKTKELEFGGRIGTFMLIFFLPAAVFYLLLMCKQDDPSLMNFPPPLPALESLWEARVFGVFLLWFFLQVLFSLLPIGKVVEGLTLSNGRKLQYRINGFYAFILTAAAIGTLLYFQFELHYLYDHFMQFAVAAAAFSLVLSIYLYIRSLKAPEEELAPGGNSGHFIYDFFTGHELNPRIGSFDLKYFCELRPGLIGWVVINLAMLLAEMKIHNQSMPSLSMILVNSFQLLYVVDALWNEEAILTTMDITHDGFGFMLAFGDLVWVPFVYSLQAFYLVGHPTAISWPVAAAITVLNGIGYYIFRSANSQKNNFRRNPSDPKLAYLKFIPTATGKGLLVTGWWGFVRHPNYLGDIIMALAWSLPCGFTHILPYFYVIYFICLLVHREARDEHHCKQKYGLAWERYCQRVPYRIFPYIY from the exons atgcCAAACCCGAGGTTTGCTGATGGTGAGGTGGTGATGGGCCGTTGGCCAGGAAGTGTCCTGTACTATGAAGTGCAAGTGACTAGTTACGATGATGTTTCTCATCTTTATACTGTTAAGTACAAAGATGGGACCGAACTTCAGTTGAAGGAAAGTGATATAAGG TCACAATCATCGTTCAAGCACAGGAAAAGCCAGTCCTCTTCAAGTTCTCCCTCCAGAAGAAGTACGAGCAGATCTCGATCTAGATCTCCTGGTCGGCCAGGAAGAGGCAGACGTCGCTCTTCTTCCCAAAGAAGAGAACATAAGGATGACAAAAAGAAGACTGTTCAGGAAACCAACTTAGCTCTACTG AAACTGAGTGAGAACAACACCAGAAGATACAATGGTGAACCTGacagtacagaaagaaatgatACGTCCTGCATAAGCTTGGAG CAAAAGTTGAAACCAGACCTGGAAATAGAGCGTGTGCTTGAACAGTACAGCTTGCAtccaagaaaagaagaaaagaaaagagaagagttATATTCCGAGATAAtaaaaacagctgagaaagcaGCATCTAAAACAAAAGAACTAGAGTTTGGAGGAAGAATTG GGACCTTcatgctgatattttttctgcctgctgctgtatTCTACTTGCTGTTGATGTGCAAACAAGATGACCCCAGTCTTATGaacttccctcctcctctcccagcactTGAAAGTCTTTGGGAGGCTAGggtgtttggtgtttttcttctgtggtttttccttcaagttctgttttccttactGCCAATTGGCAAG GTGGTGGAAGGCTTGACACTTTCAAACGGAAGGAAACTGCAGTACCGGATAAATG ggttttatgcttttattctgACCGCTGCAGCTATTGGAACTCTGTTATACTTTCAATTTGAGCTTCATTATTTGTATGATCACTTCATGCAGTTtgcagtggcagctgcagctttttctctggTGTTGAGCATTTACCTGTATATTCGGTCCCTGAAAGCACCCGAGGAAGAACTAGCACCCGGTGGAAATTCTG GGCATttcatttatgatttttttactgGCCATGAATTAAACCCTCGTATTGGCAGTTTTGACCTCAAATACTTCTGTGAGTTGCGTCCAGGATTAATTGGCTGG GTTGTTATAAATTTGGCAATGCTCTTGGCTGAGATGAAGATACACAATCAAAGTATGCCATCTCTGTCCATGATACTTGTGAACAGCTTTCAGCTTCTGTATGTGGTGGATGCTCTTTGGAACGAG GAAGCCATTTTGACTACAATGGATATTACCCACGATGGGTTTGGATTCATGCTAGCGTTTGGAGATTTGGTGTGGGTTCCGTTCGTCTACAGTCTGCAGGCCTTCTATTTAGTTGGTCATCCTACTGCAATTTCTTGGCCTGTTGCTGCTGCAATTACTGTTCTGAACG gtaTTGGGTATTACATATTCCGTAGTGcaaattctcagaaaaataacttcCGAAGGAATCCATCAGATCCCAAATTGGCCT ATCTGAAATTTATACCCACTGCAACTGGAAAAGGGCTTCTTGTCACAggctggtggggttttgttcGTCACCCTAATTATCTCGGTGACATCATCATGGCTCTAGCATGGTCCCTGCCCTGTG GTTTTACTCACATCTTACCATATTTCTACGTGATATATTTCATCTGCTTGCTTGTTCATAGAGAAGCTCGTGATGAACATCATTGTAAGCAAAAATATGGCTTGGCATGGGAAAGGTATTGTCAGCGTGTACCGTACCGCATATTTCCGTACATTTACTAG